The following proteins come from a genomic window of Rhodobium gokarnense:
- a CDS encoding bifunctional [glutamine synthetase] adenylyltransferase/[glutamine synthetase]-adenylyl-L-tyrosine phosphorylase, protein MAETGATGTEGATGPLAGRITASVPPAEAEIAEGLVADLLARAEAAEDGETVIRLVKSDPSLAIFLGGVFSNAPYLRDIALKDPASLGVILEADPTEFIAGLVDEALAPAEDEASLMTRLRKIKAKAALAIALADLGGAWSVVEVTRALSDIADAALKATVRFLFRDYARQGKVEGLNEDDPEAGCGYVVLAMGKHGARELNYSSDIDLIILYAADRAPLTDRSDAATFFVRLTKRLVKIMQERTADGYVFRVDLRLRPDPGATPVAISLPAALTYYESMGQNWERAALIKARAAAGDKVAGDGFLAEIAPFIWRKYLDYAAIADIQSIKRQIHAHKGFAAIGVAGHNVKVGHGGIREVEFFVQTQQLIAGGRNMSLRGKRTLEMLDELVHLGWVDGATRDELAAAYAFLRGIEHRIQMVNDEQTQLLPEEEGALMRVVRLAGYDDLDAFAADLRHHLETVRGHYAELFEAEQQLSGSLGNLVFTGDDEDPNTVETLAGIGFKQPREVIRAIRAWHYGRYPAMRSTRAREALTELTPALLEALAATENADAAFRAFDEMVSRLPTGVQLFSMLHSNPNMLGLIAVILGAAPRLGQTIARRPRVLGAVLDPAFFGTVPSGEEIAGRVTDFLAEARDYEEKLNRARIIGQEQMFLIGVRVLTGTLSASQAGDAFATLAGVLVRTLLEEATAEIERAHGTFPGAKVALLALGKLGGGEMTAASDLDLMLLYDIDEDAKESDGRRGLAPSQYYARLTQRLIAALSAPTPEGTLYEVDMRLRPSGNAGPLATHVAAFERYQAKDAWTWEHMVLTRAAVIGGDAAFGERVRACIDEVLVRERDPAALASEVAAMRYRIEKEKGTDDPWDIKQVAGGLVDIEFIAQYLQLAFGRKHPEILARNTLKALTNALRAGVLGGGDAEVLIPAITLYQDLTQILRLAIAGPFKAEDAPLGLKELLAKAASLPEFARLEVHLRETEAEVRSVFERLVGPVAKPEEG, encoded by the coding sequence ATGGCCGAAACGGGCGCAACAGGGACCGAAGGGGCAACGGGCCCCCTTGCCGGGCGCATCACCGCGAGCGTCCCGCCGGCCGAGGCGGAAATCGCGGAAGGCCTCGTTGCCGACCTTCTCGCCCGCGCTGAGGCTGCCGAGGACGGCGAGACCGTCATCCGTCTCGTCAAATCGGATCCGTCGCTGGCCATCTTCCTCGGCGGCGTCTTTTCCAACGCCCCCTATCTCCGCGACATCGCCCTGAAGGATCCCGCGTCCCTCGGTGTCATCCTCGAAGCGGACCCGACCGAATTCATCGCCGGTCTCGTCGACGAGGCGCTTGCGCCCGCCGAGGACGAGGCCTCGCTGATGACGCGGCTCAGAAAAATCAAGGCGAAGGCCGCGCTCGCCATCGCCCTTGCCGATCTCGGCGGCGCCTGGTCGGTCGTCGAGGTCACACGCGCCCTCAGCGACATCGCCGATGCGGCGCTCAAGGCGACCGTCCGCTTCCTGTTTCGCGACTACGCCCGCCAGGGCAAGGTCGAGGGGCTGAACGAGGACGACCCGGAGGCTGGTTGCGGCTATGTGGTGCTGGCCATGGGCAAGCACGGCGCCCGCGAACTCAACTATTCCAGCGACATCGACCTGATCATCCTTTACGCCGCCGACCGCGCGCCCCTGACGGACCGCTCGGACGCCGCCACCTTCTTCGTCCGGCTGACGAAAAGGCTGGTGAAGATCATGCAGGAGAGGACGGCCGACGGCTATGTCTTCCGCGTCGATCTTCGGCTCCGCCCCGATCCCGGCGCCACCCCCGTCGCCATCTCGCTTCCGGCCGCGCTCACCTATTACGAATCCATGGGCCAGAACTGGGAGCGCGCCGCCCTCATCAAGGCCCGCGCCGCGGCCGGCGACAAGGTCGCGGGCGACGGTTTCCTCGCCGAGATCGCCCCGTTCATCTGGCGCAAATATCTCGACTACGCGGCGATCGCCGACATCCAGTCGATCAAGCGCCAGATCCACGCCCATAAAGGCTTCGCCGCCATCGGCGTCGCCGGCCACAACGTCAAGGTCGGCCATGGCGGCATCCGCGAGGTGGAGTTCTTCGTCCAGACCCAGCAGCTCATCGCCGGCGGCCGCAACATGTCGCTGCGCGGCAAGCGCACGCTGGAGATGCTCGACGAGCTGGTCCATCTCGGCTGGGTCGACGGGGCGACCCGCGACGAGCTCGCCGCCGCCTATGCGTTCCTGCGCGGCATCGAGCACCGCATCCAGATGGTCAATGACGAGCAGACCCAGCTCCTGCCGGAGGAGGAGGGGGCCCTGATGCGCGTCGTCCGGCTTGCCGGCTACGACGACCTCGACGCCTTCGCCGCCGACCTGCGCCATCACCTGGAGACCGTGCGCGGTCACTATGCGGAGCTGTTCGAGGCCGAGCAGCAGCTTTCCGGCAGCCTCGGCAATCTCGTCTTCACCGGCGACGACGAGGACCCGAACACGGTGGAGACCCTTGCCGGCATCGGCTTCAAACAGCCGCGCGAGGTGATCCGCGCGATCCGCGCCTGGCACTATGGTCGCTATCCGGCGATGCGCTCCACCCGCGCCCGCGAGGCCCTCACCGAACTGACGCCGGCGCTGCTTGAAGCCCTGGCGGCAACCGAAAACGCCGATGCCGCGTTCCGCGCCTTCGACGAGATGGTCTCGCGCCTGCCGACCGGCGTGCAGCTCTTTTCCATGCTGCATTCCAATCCGAACATGCTCGGGCTCATCGCGGTCATCCTCGGCGCCGCGCCGCGCCTCGGCCAGACCATCGCGCGGCGGCCGCGGGTGCTCGGCGCCGTCCTCGATCCGGCCTTTTTCGGCACCGTGCCGAGCGGCGAGGAGATCGCCGGCCGGGTCACCGACTTCCTCGCCGAGGCCCGCGACTACGAGGAAAAGCTCAACCGTGCCCGCATCATCGGCCAGGAGCAGATGTTCCTGATCGGCGTGCGGGTGCTGACCGGCACCCTCTCCGCCAGCCAGGCCGGCGATGCCTTCGCCACCCTTGCCGGCGTGCTCGTGCGCACGCTCTTGGAGGAAGCGACCGCGGAGATCGAGCGCGCCCACGGCACCTTCCCGGGCGCAAAGGTCGCGCTCTTGGCGCTCGGCAAGCTCGGCGGCGGCGAGATGACCGCGGCCTCCGACCTCGACCTGATGCTGCTCTACGACATTGACGAGGACGCCAAGGAATCCGACGGTCGGCGCGGGCTGGCACCGAGCCAGTACTACGCAAGGCTGACCCAGCGGCTGATCGCGGCGCTCTCCGCGCCGACGCCCGAGGGCACCCTCTACGAGGTCGACATGAGGCTCAGGCCGTCCGGCAATGCCGGGCCGCTCGCCACCCATGTCGCGGCCTTCGAGCGCTACCAGGCCAAGGACGCCTGGACCTGGGAGCACATGGTGCTGACCCGTGCCGCCGTCATCGGCGGCGATGCGGCCTTCGGCGAGCGGGTCCGGGCCTGCATCGACGAGGTCCTGGTGCGCGAGCGCGATCCGGCAGCGCTCGCCTCCGAAGTCGCCGCCATGCGCTATCGCATCGAAAAGGAAAAGGGCACCGACGATCCCTGGGACATCAAGCAGGTCGCGGGCGGCCTCGTCGACATCGAGTTTATCGCCCAGTACCTGCAATTGGCCTTCGGCCGCAAGCACCCGGAGATCCTCGCCCGCAACACGCTGAAAGCCTTGACGAACGCGCTTCGCGCCGGAGTGCTGGGTGGCGGCGATGCGGAAGTGCTGATCCCGGCGATCACCCTCTACCAGGACCTGACCCAGATCCTGCGGCTCGCCATTGCCGGCCCGTTCAAGGCGGAGGACGCGCCGCTCGGGCTGAAGGAGCTACTGGCCAAGGCCGCTTCCCTGCCGGAGTTCGCCCGGCTGGAGGTGCATCTGAGGGAAACCGAGGCGGAGGTCAGGAGCGTCTTCGAACGCCTCGTCGGCCCGGTCGCAAAGCCGGAAGAGGGATAG
- a CDS encoding sensor histidine kinase: MTALGKLFRTTAFKLSAIYLVVFAALAVFIIIYIAHNTSEVLGRQLNETIDEEIGDLVRQYDRGGIGRVVRFVDHLSRRPGASLFLVTDFSGNAIAGNVASVPAAVLADPDARPQRLRYARFDGTGNEVGDQLALVKVVELPSGFRLLVGRDIGEREQFRDVIRQAFRITIVVMIALGLLSWFFVNRRVLKRIDSVSETSKQIMSGDLSGRLQITGTGDEFDRLAENLNAMLGRIEQLMIGLKEVSDNIAHDLKTPLTRLRNRVETALREPIDAANTRDVLEQVIEDSDQLIRTFDALLAIARVEASSSGVVMSDIDIAEIAAEVAEMYEPVAEDAGMRFSVDIAGPAKIHGNRELIAQALANLIDNALKYGKPEEGADEGAAEGEDRNQISLKVSRDGPAVVATVADRGPGIPEADRDKVRQRFVRLEASRNAPGSGLGLSLVQAVARMHNGDLDFADNDPGLVSKLRFPAR; encoded by the coding sequence GTGACGGCGCTCGGTAAACTCTTCCGCACCACGGCGTTCAAGCTGTCGGCGATCTATCTGGTGGTGTTCGCGGCGCTCGCCGTGTTCATCATCATCTACATCGCGCACAATACGTCAGAGGTTTTGGGCCGCCAGCTCAACGAGACCATCGACGAGGAGATCGGCGATCTGGTCCGGCAATATGACCGCGGCGGCATCGGCCGCGTCGTGCGCTTCGTCGATCACCTGTCGCGCCGCCCCGGCGCCTCGCTGTTCCTGGTCACCGACTTCAGCGGCAATGCGATCGCCGGCAACGTGGCGAGCGTTCCGGCCGCCGTGCTCGCCGATCCCGACGCAAGGCCCCAGCGGTTGCGCTATGCCCGCTTCGACGGCACCGGAAACGAGGTCGGCGACCAGTTGGCGCTGGTCAAGGTGGTGGAACTGCCGAGCGGCTTCCGGCTCCTCGTCGGCCGCGACATCGGCGAGCGCGAGCAGTTCCGCGACGTCATCCGCCAGGCCTTCCGGATCACCATCGTCGTCATGATCGCGCTCGGCCTCCTGTCCTGGTTCTTCGTCAACCGCCGGGTGCTGAAGCGCATCGATTCGGTGTCGGAGACCAGCAAGCAGATCATGTCCGGCGACCTGTCCGGCCGCCTGCAGATCACCGGCACCGGCGACGAGTTCGACCGGCTGGCGGAAAACCTCAACGCCATGCTCGGCCGCATCGAGCAGTTGATGATCGGCCTCAAGGAAGTCTCCGACAACATCGCCCACGACCTGAAGACGCCCCTGACGCGGCTCCGGAACCGGGTCGAGACGGCGCTGCGCGAACCGATCGACGCGGCCAATACCCGCGATGTGCTGGAACAGGTGATCGAGGATTCCGACCAGCTCATCCGCACCTTCGATGCGCTGCTCGCCATCGCCCGGGTCGAGGCTAGTTCCTCCGGCGTCGTCATGTCCGACATCGACATCGCCGAGATCGCCGCCGAGGTCGCCGAGATGTACGAGCCCGTCGCCGAGGATGCCGGCATGCGCTTTTCGGTCGACATCGCCGGCCCGGCCAAGATCCACGGCAACCGCGAACTGATCGCCCAGGCGCTCGCCAACCTCATCGACAACGCGCTGAAATACGGCAAGCCGGAAGAGGGGGCTGACGAGGGCGCTGCCGAAGGCGAGGACCGCAACCAGATTTCGCTGAAGGTTTCTCGCGACGGCCCGGCGGTGGTCGCGACCGTCGCCGACCGCGGCCCCGGCATTCCGGAGGCCGATCGCGACAAGGTCCGCCAGCGCTTCGTGCGCCTGGAAGCCAGCCGCAACGCGCCGGGCTCCGGCCTCGGCCTCAGCCTTGTGCAGGCCGTCGCGCGGATGCATAACGGCGACCTCGATTTCGCCGACAACGATCCGGGCCTCGTCTCCAAATTGAGGTTTCCGGCAAGATAG
- a CDS encoding response regulator transcription factor, whose translation MRILVIEDDREAAVYLGKALNEAGHVADHALDGDTGWQMAATGGYDVLVVDRMLPKRDGLSIVAELRRSGDRTPVLILSALGQVDDRVTGLRAGGDDYLAKPYAFSELLARVEALNRRQKPEHAEVLYKVGDLELDRLSHTVRRGGQEITLQPREFRLLEYLMKNAGQVVTRTMLLENVWEYHFDPQTNVIDVHMSRLRGKIDKGFETPLIQTVRGAGYVIRDGAR comes from the coding sequence ATGCGGATTCTGGTGATCGAAGACGACCGCGAAGCGGCGGTCTATCTCGGCAAGGCCCTCAACGAGGCCGGCCACGTCGCCGACCATGCGCTGGACGGCGACACCGGCTGGCAGATGGCGGCGACTGGCGGCTACGACGTGCTCGTCGTCGACCGCATGCTGCCGAAGCGCGACGGCCTGTCCATCGTCGCGGAGCTGCGCCGCTCCGGCGACCGCACCCCGGTGCTGATCCTCTCCGCCCTCGGCCAGGTCGACGACCGGGTCACGGGCCTGCGCGCCGGCGGCGACGACTATCTCGCCAAGCCCTATGCCTTTTCCGAACTGCTGGCCCGGGTCGAGGCGCTAAACCGGCGCCAGAAGCCGGAACACGCCGAGGTGCTTTACAAGGTCGGCGACCTGGAGCTCGACCGGCTGTCCCACACCGTGCGCCGCGGCGGCCAGGAGATCACCCTGCAGCCGCGCGAGTTCCGGCTCCTGGAATACCTGATGAAGAACGCCGGCCAGGTGGTGACCCGCACGATGCTGCTGGAAAACGTCTGGGAGTACCATTTCGACCCCCAGACCAACGTGATCGATGTGCACATGTCGCGCCTTCGCGGCAAGATCGACAAGGGCTTCGAGACGCCCCTGATCCAGACCGTGCGCGGCGCGGGATATGTGATCCGTGACGGCGCTCGGTAA
- a CDS encoding Do family serine endopeptidase, with product MTNNSPRRAGWTAAIIPSSKRALMASVLALGVAGGMIGQSALVQSTPALAESAQTTMKPFSFADLAEKVSPAVVSISVKTEATPNVSFFQEFPDFPDGHPLERFFRRFGEERFGNRGDDQGKRWRHRRGRHPYAMAQGSGFLISSDGYIVTNNHVVDNAEEVTVTVQGGKTYTAKVIGTDKKTDLALVKIEDNGGFPFVSFADKDVRVGDWVMAVGNPFGLGGTVTSGIVSARGRDIGAGPYDDFLQIDAPINRGNSGGPTFDLDGNVVGVNTAIYSPSGGSIGIGFAIPASTAKEIVADLKDDGKVVRGWLGVHIQTVTDDIAESLSLDEPTGALVAEVQPNSPAEKAGLKTGDVVTAVDGEKIDNSKELARVVAAYQPDSTVKVEVLRGGKAQTIDVKLGRLNDRVASADRDSGNGDDTQSSSTSLEDLGIAVVPAAETGAADQGVVITDIDPESDAAARGLRVGDVILEVAGTAVESPRDVARAIDDVKGSGRKAALLRVQNGDTARFVAIPLSRG from the coding sequence ATGACGAATAATTCCCCCCGACGCGCCGGCTGGACCGCCGCCATCATCCCGTCCTCCAAGCGCGCCCTGATGGCCAGCGTCCTGGCCCTCGGCGTTGCCGGCGGCATGATCGGCCAGTCGGCCCTGGTGCAGTCCACCCCGGCGCTCGCCGAAAGCGCCCAGACGACCATGAAGCCGTTCAGCTTCGCCGACCTCGCCGAGAAGGTGAGCCCGGCCGTCGTCTCCATCAGCGTCAAGACCGAAGCCACCCCGAACGTCTCGTTCTTCCAGGAATTCCCCGACTTCCCGGACGGCCATCCGCTGGAGCGCTTCTTCCGCCGCTTCGGCGAGGAACGCTTCGGTAACCGCGGCGACGACCAGGGCAAGCGCTGGCGCCACCGCCGCGGCCGCCATCCCTATGCCATGGCCCAGGGCTCCGGCTTCCTGATCTCCTCCGACGGCTACATCGTCACCAACAACCACGTCGTCGACAACGCCGAGGAAGTGACCGTCACCGTTCAGGGCGGCAAGACCTACACCGCCAAGGTGATCGGCACCGACAAGAAGACCGACCTCGCCCTCGTCAAGATCGAGGACAATGGCGGCTTCCCGTTCGTCTCCTTCGCCGACAAAGACGTGCGCGTCGGCGACTGGGTGATGGCGGTCGGCAACCCGTTCGGCCTCGGCGGCACTGTCACCTCCGGCATCGTCTCGGCCCGCGGCCGCGACATCGGCGCCGGCCCCTATGACGACTTCCTGCAGATCGACGCCCCGATCAACCGCGGCAACTCCGGCGGCCCGACCTTCGACCTCGACGGCAACGTCGTCGGCGTCAACACCGCCATCTACTCGCCCTCCGGCGGCTCGATCGGCATCGGCTTCGCCATCCCGGCCTCCACCGCCAAGGAGATCGTCGCCGACCTCAAGGACGACGGCAAGGTCGTGCGCGGCTGGCTCGGCGTCCACATCCAGACCGTCACCGACGACATCGCCGAGAGCCTTTCGCTCGACGAGCCGACGGGCGCCCTGGTCGCCGAAGTGCAGCCGAACAGCCCGGCGGAAAAGGCCGGCCTGAAGACCGGTGACGTGGTCACCGCCGTCGACGGCGAGAAGATCGACAACTCCAAGGAACTGGCCCGCGTCGTCGCCGCCTACCAGCCGGACAGCACGGTCAAGGTCGAGGTCCTTCGGGGCGGCAAGGCTCAGACCATCGACGTCAAGCTCGGTCGCCTGAACGACCGCGTCGCCAGCGCCGACCGCGACAGCGGCAACGGGGACGACACGCAGTCCTCGAGCACCTCGCTGGAAGATCTCGGCATCGCCGTCGTCCCGGCCGCCGAGACCGGCGCCGCCGATCAGGGCGTCGTCATCACCGACATCGATCCGGAGAGCGATGCCGCCGCCCGCGGCCTCAGGGTCGGTGACGTGATCCTGGAAGTCGCCGGCACCGCCGTCGAATCCCCGCGCGACGTCGCCCGTGCCATCGACGACGTCAAGGGCTCCGGCCGCAAGGCGGCGCTGCTCCGGGTCCAGAACGGCGACACCGCACGCTTCGTCGCCATCCCGCTCAGCCGCGGCTAG